Part of the Novosphingobium sp. ZN18A2 genome, ACAGCTCTATATGGCCCATCTCGACCTCGTCCTTGAGGTCCCACAGCGTGGTGTGGACGGGATTGCCGGAAAGCGCGGCCAGCGTCATCGGCGTTACGAAATGCTGGCCGCCCGCGGTCAGCACGCACGTCACATCGCCGCCTGCTTTCCGGATCAGGCGGATGAGCTCGCAGCTCTTGTAGGCGGCAATTCCGCCGCCCACGATCAACAGGATACGTTTGTCCCTCATCGTTTCGGCCTTGTGCATTGCCATGCTTTGGTTAGCAATCCTTTGCCGAAGCCGGGCCGAAACGGCCCCTGCAACCAAAACTCCGAGGGGGAGCAATACCTTATGCGCCTGATTCTTACCGCACTGGTCTTTCTGGCCGGGCTGTTCGACCTGATGATTGCGGCAACTTTCCTGTTCGATCCGCAATCGGGGGGCGCACAACTGGGCGTGGGGGCGCTCGGCGCGCTGGGCACGTCAACGATTCGGGCGGACTTCACATCGTTCTTCGCAATCGCCGCGTTCTGCATGATGTGGGGCGCATGGCGCCGCAATGCGGACCTGCTGCTGGTGCCCGCGCTGCTGTTCGGCGCGTCGTTCACGGGCCGCGTGATAGACCTTCTCATAAGCGGTCCCTATCCGGGCTTTTCCGCGCCGATGCTGATCGAGGCGGGGCACGTGGTGCTGATGCTGGCCGCATGGCGGATGCTGCCGCACCACACGGTCCACGAAGTGATAGACGAGATCAACAACGGCTGAATCGGGGGCGCCCGGCGCGCGGCCGCAGGTCAGGCCGCGGCGGCGCGCCTTTGGCGAAGGCGGTCGAACAGGCGCAGCACCGCGCGCTGCGCCGGCCGTTCGAACAGGGCGTGGCTGGCAAAGCCCGCCATGATGCTGCACGCGATGAAGAACACCAGGAAGCCGGTCCGCCCCGCCGCCGCCTGGACGCCGGGAATCGCCAGCACCAGCAGCAGTTGCAGCGGAAAGTGCCACAGGTAGATGCCATAGGACGCATCGCCCAGCCGCTTGCCAAAGCGCATCACGCGGCGCGTGTCGGCAAGGTCCACCGCCACGGCCAGCGCCAGAACCGCGAATGTCGCCGCGCCGGTCGCCAGTTCTTCCGATCGCCAGAAAGTCCATGCCGCCCACGCGGCCAGCGCCAGACCGGGGGCGGCCGCAACCAGCCGCGCCGGTGTGGCGATATCTTTCAGCGCAAGCGCATAAACCCCGGCGCCGCCAAAGAAATAGGCGATGCATGACAGCACCGTCTCGTTCGGGGCGCCGGCCAGCACCAGCGTCATCGTGGTCGCCGCCAGCAACCCTGCAACCGTGCCGGGCGCGCGCCGCAGCACCGGCAGCAACAGCCAGAACGCGGCATAGGCGACGATCTCGGTCGAAAGCGACCATGCCGGCCCGTTGAACGACTGGTTCTGCTGGAATCCCCAGTATTGCGCCAGGAACAGGTTCAGCACGAAGTGCCGCGCATCGTTCCACGCATAGATGAAATAATGGCCGTTGCGCACCAGATAGCCTGCCTGGAACAGCGCGACGATGCACAGCGTCAGCAGGTGCAGCGGCCAGAGCCGGGCGATGCGCGCGGGCCAGAACCGCGACCGGCTGTGCGGATCGGCAAGATAGACGTGCGCGAAGACGAATCCCGATACCGCCCAGAAATACTGCACGGCGACATGGCCGTGGTCGTAAAGCAGCGCGAAGGGGCGGTGCAGCGGCTCAACCCCGGCGCGGTTCACCTGGAAACCGTAGGGCACGATGTCGGGCACGAAGAAGTGCTGGTAATGCCAGAACAGCACCGCCACCGCCGCCAGCATGCGTGTAAGGTCAAGCGTGTCGAAATGCCGCTTTTCAAGCCGCAGGACGCGCGGCGGTGTCACCCGAAGAGGCCCGCCAGCACGCTGAAGACCACCACCGCGGCCCCGGCCAGCGCGGCGAAAACGTAGCCCATCGGCGCGCCGATGCCCTTGCCGCCTTCCCACATCAGCTCGATCTTCGGCAGCGGCGGCGGTTCGGGCGCGCCGCCCTTGGCCGGGAACATCTCTTCCACCCGGCGCACCAGCGCGGGCAGGCGCATCAGCGTTTCGGTATCGTCCTTGATCCGCTGCGCAATCGCCGCTTCGGGGCCAAGTTCGTCGCGAATCCAGTTCCGCACGAAGGGCGCGGCGGTATCCCACATGTTGATTTCGGGATCGAGCTGCGTGGCGATGCCTTCGACCATCACCATCGTCTTTTGCAGCAGCAGCAGGTGCGGCTGGGTCTGCATGTCGAAATCGCGGGTGATGGCGAACAGCCCGTCAAGCATCTGGCCGACCGACAGTTCGCTTACCGGCTTGCCGCGCATCGGCTCTCCCACCGCGCGCAGGGCGGTCGCGAATTCGTCGACCGAATGATAGCTGGGCACGTATTGCGCCTCGAAATGGATTTCCGCCACGCGGCGATAGTTGCCCGTGGTCAGCCCATAAAGGATTTCGGCGAGCCACTGGCGCGCGCGCCGGTCAATCCGCCCCATGATGCCAAAGTCGATCGCGGCAATCGTGCCGTCAGGTTCCACGAACAGGTTGCCCTGGTGCATGTCGGCATGGAAATAGCCGCCGCTGATCGCCTGCGTCAGGAAGGCGAGCACCAGCCGGCTGGCCAGTTCCTTGCGATCGTGCCCGGCGGCCACGATCTCGTCCGTCTTGCTGATCTTGATGCCGTCGATCCAGTCGAGCGTCATCACCTTGCCGTTGGTGCGGTCCCAGTCGATAGAGGGGATGCGATAGCCTTCGAAGGCGCTCATCCCTTCCGACAGTTCCGATGCCGAAGCGGCTTCGCGCCGCAGGTCCAGTTCGCGCAGGGTCCAGCGTTTGAAATTGGCGATGGTCAGGCGCGGGCGCAGCCGTGAGGCTTCCCCGCCGAAGGCCTCAAGGTGCGCGGCGGCCCATTCGTAGGTGTCGATATCGCGCGCGAATTTCTCGCGGATGCCGGGGCGCAGCACCTTTACCGCCACCTTGCGCCCGTCGGTCGTGACCGCGCGGTGGACCTGCGCGATGGACGCGGCGCCGACCGGTTCGGGATCGATTTCGGAAAACAGCGCATCGACCGGCTTGCCGAAGGTCGATTCGATTTCGTGCCGGATCGCGTCGAACGAAACGGGGGGCAACTGGTCCTGCAAGGTCAGCAGGTTGTGGACCGCGTCCTCTCCCACGATGTCGGGCCGGGTCGCCAGCGTCTGCCCCAGCTTGATCGCGGCGGGGCCGATTGCGCGGAAGGCGCCGGCATAGTCCGGGTCTTTCGGCTGGATCGTGCCGAACCGCGCGATCCGGCACAGGCGGCGAACCTGCGGCGGGGTATTCGGGCTCTGCTCAAGCGGGCGCAGCGCGCCGTGCCGCGCCAGAACGCGACCCCAGCCGAGAAGGCGGCGGATGTGGGTTGCGGGTCTAGCCAAGGCGCCAGGCTTCCTGTCAGACCTTCCAGCCGGAATGGATCGCGACCAGCCCGCCCATGATCGGCTCCACCCTGGTATGACGGAATCCCGCCGCGCGGATCATCGCTTCGAAGTCCTTCATCTTGGGGAAGCGGCGGATCGATTCGATCAGGTAGCGATAGGAATCCGCGTCCCCGGCGATGGCCTCTCCGATCTTGGGCACCAGTTTGTGCGAATAGGCATCATAGACTTCGGCGAAGCCCGGCCATTCTGTGGTGGAGAATTCCAGACAGAAGAACCGCCCGCCGCGCTTCAGCACGCGATGGGCTTCGGCCAGCGCACGGTCGATTCGCGTCACGTTGCGGATGCCGAAGGCGATGGTATAGGCATCGAAGGTCTTGTCGGGGAACGAAAGCTCTTCCGCGTTCTGGCATGACCATACCAGCCCGTCGATCCCGCGCTTGCCCGCGCGTTCAAGCCCCACGTCCAGCATGTCCTGGTTGATGTCCGACACGGTGATGCGCGCGCCGCGTTCGGCCATGCGGAAGGCGATGTCGCCGGTGCCGCCCGCCATGTCGAGGATATCTTCGCCCTCGCGCGGCTTCACGCGGCGCACGAAGCGGTCTTTCCATAAACGGTGCATACCGCCCGACATGGCATCGTTCATGATGTCGTATTTCTTCGCGACGCCCGAAAACACCGCGCCCACGCGCCTGGTCTTTTCGTCAGGCGAGACTTCCTCGTAGCCGAAGGAAACCGTGTCTGCGTCGTTCGTGCCGGGGCTGCTCATGGCCAAGCGCTTTAGTCAGGAATTGCCGATACGGCAAAGGGTGATAAGGCTTCGCCCGAAATGCCCGAACTTCCCGAAGTAGAAACCACCGTGCGCGGCCTTGCCGGCGTGCTTCAGGACGCGCGCATCACGCGCGTCGCGGTGAACCGGCCGGACTTGCGCCGCGCCTTCCCGCCCGATCTTGCCCAGGCGCTTACCGGCGCGCGCGTGACGGGGCTTGGCCGCCGCGCGAAATACGGGCTGGTCCACACCGATCGCGACCGGACGATGGTGTTCCATCTGGGGATGAGCGGGCGCTGGCGGATCGATCCGGGGGAAACCGGCAAGCACGACCACCTCGTGCTGGAAACCGATGCGGGGCACGTGCTGGCGTTGAACGACGCGCGGCGCTTCGGTTCGGTCGATCTGGTCGATACCGCCGAACTCGACACCTGGGGGCCGTTCGCCGCGCTGGGGCCGGAACCGCTGGGCGAGGCGTTCAACGCCGCCGCGCTGGCGCACGCTCTTTCCGGGCGCAGCGCGGCGATCAAGCTGATGCTGCTGGACCAGCGGATCGTTGCCGGGCTGGGCAACATCTATGTCTGCGAAGGGCTTAACCGCGCGCGCATCGCCCCCGCGAAGGCGGCAGGGCGCGTCTCTCGGCAGGCGCTGGCGCGATTGGTGCCCGCGATCAAGGACGTTCTGGCAGAAGCGATCGCGGCAGGCGGATCGACGCTGCGCGACTATGCCCGGCCCGATGGCGAGCTTGGCTATTTCGCGAAGGACTGGCGCGTCTATGGGCGCGAGGGTGAGCCATGCCCCTGCGGCGGCACCGTAGAGCGCGTGGTGCAGGGCGGCCGCTCCACCTTCTTCTGCCGCAAGTGCCAGAGGTGATCGGCAGCCGGCCGGACGTCTCGCGATGGCTCACCCCGCTGCGACTAACAAGGCCTGCGGCTTGGCAAGTTTCGCTCCACTCCCGCATGCGAGAGGGCGTGGGGGTGGGCATTTGACCGTGCGCAATGTTCCATCCGGCCCAAGGCGCAAGGGTATCCGCATGGCAGGATGGAGATGTGCGTCATGGGCAGCAAGCCAGCGCAAAGCGTGATCGTTATCGGCGCCGGTCCGGCGGGGCTGGCTTTCGCGCGGCGACTGGCGGGCAGCGGCATTCACGTGACGCTGATCGAGCGGCAGGGGTTGGGCGCCATTGCCGAACCTGCGGCAGACGGGCGGGAAATCGCGCTGACCGGCAAATCGGTGAACCTGCTGCGCGAAATGGGCGTGTGGCCCGCGATCGAGGCGGGCGAGGCATGGCCGCTTGCCGGAGCGCGCGTGCTCGACGGTGGATCGCCGTTCGCGCTGGCGATCGATCCGGCGGGCAAGGGCGATGCGCCGCTTGGCACGCTGGTGCCGAACCACGTGATCCGCCGCGCGCTCCATGCCTCCATTGCCGATGCACCCCATGTCGAACTGGTTGCCGGAGCCACGGTGGAACGTGTGGAGA contains:
- a CDS encoding acyltransferase, with the protein product MTPPRVLRLEKRHFDTLDLTRMLAAVAVLFWHYQHFFVPDIVPYGFQVNRAGVEPLHRPFALLYDHGHVAVQYFWAVSGFVFAHVYLADPHSRSRFWPARIARLWPLHLLTLCIVALFQAGYLVRNGHYFIYAWNDARHFVLNLFLAQYWGFQQNQSFNGPAWSLSTEIVAYAAFWLLLPVLRRAPGTVAGLLAATTMTLVLAGAPNETVLSCIAYFFGGAGVYALALKDIATPARLVAAAPGLALAAWAAWTFWRSEELATGAATFAVLALAVAVDLADTRRVMRFGKRLGDASYGIYLWHFPLQLLLVLAIPGVQAAAGRTGFLVFFIACSIMAGFASHALFERPAQRAVLRLFDRLRQRRAAAA
- the mutM gene encoding bifunctional DNA-formamidopyrimidine glycosylase/DNA-(apurinic or apyrimidinic site) lyase, whose product is MPELPEVETTVRGLAGVLQDARITRVAVNRPDLRRAFPPDLAQALTGARVTGLGRRAKYGLVHTDRDRTMVFHLGMSGRWRIDPGETGKHDHLVLETDAGHVLALNDARRFGSVDLVDTAELDTWGPFAALGPEPLGEAFNAAALAHALSGRSAAIKLMLLDQRIVAGLGNIYVCEGLNRARIAPAKAAGRVSRQALARLVPAIKDVLAEAIAAGGSTLRDYARPDGELGYFAKDWRVYGREGEPCPCGGTVERVVQGGRSTFFCRKCQR
- the ubiB gene encoding 2-polyprenylphenol 6-hydroxylase, with the translated sequence MARPATHIRRLLGWGRVLARHGALRPLEQSPNTPPQVRRLCRIARFGTIQPKDPDYAGAFRAIGPAAIKLGQTLATRPDIVGEDAVHNLLTLQDQLPPVSFDAIRHEIESTFGKPVDALFSEIDPEPVGAASIAQVHRAVTTDGRKVAVKVLRPGIREKFARDIDTYEWAAAHLEAFGGEASRLRPRLTIANFKRWTLRELDLRREAASASELSEGMSAFEGYRIPSIDWDRTNGKVMTLDWIDGIKISKTDEIVAAGHDRKELASRLVLAFLTQAISGGYFHADMHQGNLFVEPDGTIAAIDFGIMGRIDRRARQWLAEILYGLTTGNYRRVAEIHFEAQYVPSYHSVDEFATALRAVGEPMRGKPVSELSVGQMLDGLFAITRDFDMQTQPHLLLLQKTMVMVEGIATQLDPEINMWDTAAPFVRNWIRDELGPEAAIAQRIKDDTETLMRLPALVRRVEEMFPAKGGAPEPPPLPKIELMWEGGKGIGAPMGYVFAALAGAAVVVFSVLAGLFG
- a CDS encoding class I SAM-dependent methyltransferase, whose translation is MSSPGTNDADTVSFGYEEVSPDEKTRRVGAVFSGVAKKYDIMNDAMSGGMHRLWKDRFVRRVKPREGEDILDMAGGTGDIAFRMAERGARITVSDINQDMLDVGLERAGKRGIDGLVWSCQNAEELSFPDKTFDAYTIAFGIRNVTRIDRALAEAHRVLKRGGRFFCLEFSTTEWPGFAEVYDAYSHKLVPKIGEAIAGDADSYRYLIESIRRFPKMKDFEAMIRAAGFRHTRVEPIMGGLVAIHSGWKV